The Bombus fervidus isolate BK054 chromosome 8, iyBomFerv1, whole genome shotgun sequence genome window below encodes:
- the LOC139990347 gene encoding uncharacterized protein, giving the protein MEIMEDGNLVDRVRILLQRDMQYYQEMQTVLKEPLCSRISGGKLDFPRHASFVAVKIVTWWEADFQAAFKRHSGLTSLMENKSSTIVDNEERVIKKISPSEFALLVVDTADKLLEHLHLLIQESLDHADLTVLTATLGAAALIRNCLWCYNRQAKNLISPQSSEKLNASYKCYHEMAEAVAERLLDLHCRLISLYILNEADSLSWHDTTSFFERERCSFVIQMWWLYMQGTKRDLWSTVSPKMAQRVFSGMLNESLSIIVTRFIYGRPSLARSEQFWTDAFNVLCCTGYLALGACTSANEMIGMKLNKLPTAIRDIHAKCNELLICLLLRGTPLRELYQVFRFGLENLTILQPRREPAAWLLVCAPNLLGSVDSDIYISNLPKNRVAILELNVLRHQPQPNWPQLMKVLFMNDYAVAKILLNTLIYKCGNFTSKNDFDIFEELQSNGMNCGGFLCSGIMCDASMKVTSALGLYSLMYILTYIAQDPGCVIVTALKQIPDWSSYLDRQQVWNQSRPPWLNAILSPLKNMMHPIIEILLEAVRTGASMYQAMSLVIGCFAELYVTLPPAILKTALALQDNIPAHCHPIGGNVLLHVLCASLYTALIEFSKTCETKIQGDSTSEGIDYLELNLFDPNDVSATVTTLAEAICSIDEDDKHTSQIDDFFQLVKKNVQTSNIDSRINETYNLFSVIEVHTDELLFTSSGRQALKVTHEFLIRASDLILNKLRQNDITKLVDDIPHVSPLFKPLTHIMFHIEDTTFDQFLTQYEKTNWRKMLTMPLSITIDHARSQLLSRPEFKNVGELIHEDREAACSLKKLCSSIKTAHFK; this is encoded by the exons ATGGAGATTATGGAAGATGGCAATTTAGTAGACCGCGTTAGAATCTTATTGCAACGGGACATGCAATATTATCAG GAAATGCAAACTGTACTAAAGGAGCCCCTTTGCTCGCGTATTAGCGGTGGAAAACTTGATTTTCCGAGACACGCGTCATTTGTCGCAGTTAAAATTGTTACGTGGTGGGAGGCAGATTTTCAAGCTGCTTTTAAACGTCATTCTGGTCTAACGAgtttaatggaaaataaatcttCCACGATCGTGGATAACGAGGAGAGAGTTATCAAAAAGATCTCACCATCCGAATTTGCGTTACTTGTTGTCGATACCGCCGATAAACTATTag AACATTTACATCTCCTTATTCAAGAATCATTAGATCATGCAGATTTAACGGTATTAACAGCTACTTTGGGAGCAGCTGCATTAATACGAAATTGTCTGTGGTGCTATAATCGACAAGCtaagaatttaatttcccCGCAATCAAG CGAAAAATTAAACGCATCGTATAAATGCTATCATGAAATGGCTGAAGCTGTAGCAGAGCGATTATTGGATTTACATTGCCGcttaatttcgttatatatacTCAACGAAGCTGATTCCCTCAGTTGGCACGATACCACGTCATTTTTTGAACGAGAACGATGCTCTTTTGTAATACAAATGTGGTGGCTATATATGCAAG gaACAAAGAGAGATCTATGGAGTACCGTATCTCCAAAAATGGCACAACGTGTTTTTTCTGGAATGTTGAACGAATCTTTGTCCATTATTGTTACaagatttatttat GGTCGACCGAGTTTGGCACGATCCGAACAATTCTGGACGGATGCCTTTAACGTTCTGTGTTGTACCGGATATCTTGCTTTGGGTGCCTGTACAAGTGCCAACGAAATGAttggaatgaaattaaataaattaccaaCTGCCATTAGGGATATACACGCGAAATGCAATGAATTGTTGATCTGCTTGTTATTAAGGGGAACTCCTCTTCGAGAATTATATcag gtATTCCGTTTCGGACTtgaaaatttaacaattttgcaACCGCGTCGCGAACCTGCTGCCTGGTTATTAGTATGCGCACCGAATTTATTAGGCTCCGTCGATTCTGACATTTACATTTCAAATTTGCCTAAAAATCGAGTTGCGATTTTAGAATTAAACGTTCTTAGACATCAACCCCAACCAAATTGGCCTCAGTTAATGAAG gTACTCTTTATGAACGACTATGCGGTggctaaaatattattaaacactTTAATCTACAAATGTGGTAATTTTACGTCTAAAAatgattttgatattttcgaaGAATTACAATCCAATGGAATGAATTGCGGTGGTTTTTTATGCAGTGGTATAATGTGCGATGCATCGATGAAAGTAACGTCAGCGTTAGGCCTTTAtagtttaatgtatattttaacgtACATAGCGCAAGACCCTGGTTGTGTTATCGTGACAGCTTTAAAGCAGATTCCTGATTGGTCGAGTTATCTGGACCGCCAACag gTGTGGAATCAATCAAGACCGCCCTGGCTGAATGCGATTTTAAGTCCTTTAAAGAACATGATGCATCCAATTATCGAAATTCTTTTGGAAGCTGTAAGA ACAGGCGCTTCTATGTATCAGGCAATGTCGTTGGTAATTGGCTGTTTCGCCGAATTGTACGTAACGTTACCACCCGCAATTTTAAAAACTGCACTTGCATTACAAGATAATATTCCTGCCCATTGTCATCCAATTGGTGGGAACGTTCTTCTCCACGTTCTCTGTGCATCTCTCTATACCGCCCTTATCGAGTTTTCGAAAACGTGCGAAACAAAAATACAAGGCGATTCCACCTCTGAAGGAATAGATTACttggaattaaatttgttCGATCCCAACGACGTATCGGCAACAGTAACCACCTTGGCCGAAGCTATTTGTAGTATCGACGAAGACGATAAGCATACTTCTCAAATCGATGATTTCTTCCAGCTTGTAAAAAAGAA TGTACAAACATCAAATATAGATTCACGCATTAACGAAACGTACAACTTGTTTTCCGTTATCGAGGTGCATACCGACGAGCTGTTGTTCACTAGTTCTGGACGGCAGGCTTTAAAA GTAACGCACGAATTTCTAATTCGCGCGTctgatttaatattaaataaattacgacAAAATGATATTACGAAACTTGTGGACGATATACCGCATGTGTCACCTCTTTTTAAACCACTAACGCATATAATGTTCCATATCGAAGACACGACATTTGATCAG TTTCTTACCCAATATGAGAAAACGAATTGGAGAAAAATGTTAACAATGCCACTTTCTATTACTATAGATCACGCACGAAGCCAACTTTTATCACGAccagaatttaaaaatgtcgGCGAATTGATTCACGAAGACAGAGAAGCCGCGTGTTCGCTTAAGAAACTTTGTTCTTCCATAAAAACGGCACACTTTAAGTAA
- the LOC139990346 gene encoding uncharacterized protein: protein MKRLIIFLTIIIIHLICGLDSDLHFQSKYSRYEFILHKCIASAQLNRKHQIAMQEKNSTARQVQSPTVSLNLKLNKSHPFNNSKTTYNNVDMEHYFIKRMENTPLRTLNIKTMQSLLPIFTKKDLLPELEKVTNKTTNSSHSIILIKSAT from the exons atgaaaagattaattatttttctcaccataattataattcacttAATTTGTGGATTGGACAGTGACTTACATTTTCAATCAAAATATTCTA GATATGAAttcattttacataaatgtataGCCAGTGCTcaattaaatagaaaacatCAAA TTGCAATGCAAGAGAAAAATTCGACTGCACGGCAGGTGCAATCTCCCACTGTTTctctaaatttaaaattgaataaaagtcATCCATTTAACAATTCCAAAACAACCTATAATAATGTGGATATggaacattattttataaaacgcATGGAAAATACACCCTTAAGgactttaaatattaaaactatGCAAAGTTTGTTAcctatatttacaaaaaaagatTTACTACCAGAATTGGAAAAAGTCACTAACAAGACTACAAATTCATCGCACAGTATTATACTTATTAAGTCAGCaacataa
- the Fh gene encoding frataxin: MLLTRSITRSSIFRILSHDSIPKVINTCLIQEIDIKYPKNIGYLVLHSKKYSNRSNNVKTFDYRLIAYLSSNSSGVFPITQELTPVEFEKISDETLDSLTEYFDELIEQTAHLSDADVSYGDGVLTVKFGNSHGTYVINRQTPNKQIWLSSPKSGPKRYDFINGRWIYKHDGKTLHELLNSEIAAIVRDQTNFDKCSFSGKEREATMTDL; this comes from the exons atgTTACTAACTAGAAGTATAACAAGAAGTAGCATTTTTAGAATCCTATCGCATGATTCGATACCAAAAGTTATAAATACTTGTTTAATACAAGAgatcgatataaaatatccaaagaatATAGGTTATCTTGTATTACATTCTAAAAAGTATTCAAATAGAAGTAATAATGTAAAGACATTCGATTATAGATTAATAGCTTATCTCAGCTCAAATAGTAGTGGTGTATTTCCAATTACACA AGAATTAACGCCTGTGGAATTTGAGAAAATTTCTGACGAAACACTTGATTCTTTAACTGAATATTTTGATGAATTAATAGAGCAAACAGCACATTTATCGGATGCAGATGTGTCATATGGG GATGGAGTATTAACAGTCAAGTTTGGCAATTCTCATGGCACCTACGTCATAAATCGTCAGACTCCGAATAAACAAATTTGGCTATCTTCTCCTAAGTCTGGTCCAAAGCGATACGATTTTATAAATGGTAGATGGATTTATAAACATGATGGGAAAACATTACACGAACTACTTAACAGTGAAATAGCAGCAATCGTAAGGGATCAAACAAACTTCGATAAATGTTCCTTTagtggaaaagaaagagaagcaaCAATGACAGATCTTTAA
- the LOC139990349 gene encoding short neuropeptide F isoform X2, which translates to MSIKFYAKSLLLFIIVGLVVGAENYIDYGDEVAEKTPVENIHELYRILMQRSALENAGLGETPLEHLMIRKSQRSPSLRLRFGRSDSRSAEFYQNL; encoded by the exons ATGTCGATCAAATTCTACGCAAAATCACTCTtgctatttattattgttgGCCTTGTTGTTGGTGCTGAAAATTACATAGATTACGGAG ATGAAGTAGCAGAAAAAACGCCAGTCGAAAATATTCACGAGCTTTATAGAATTCTGATGCAACGTAGCGCTTTAGAGAATGCCGGACTTGGCGAGACTCCACTAGAACATTTGATGATCCGTAAATCTCAACGATCGCCTTCGTTACGTTTACGTTTTGGACGTTCGGATTCTCGTTC gGCGGAATTCTACCAAAACCTTTAA
- the LOC139990344 gene encoding beta-1,3-glucan-binding protein 1 → MFHYDICSISIFILLSSNLTSYLTLVNSYVVPTPTFEVLNPKGILISISDEPGLQFFAFQGNVNRTIKLNEIGRISGEVYKKNNGKWIIQNRNMNLANGDVIHYWTYVQVNGIMYNRGEQTWTITATNKLVFDETFDVFNNSLWRHETKIPLNPDYEFCIYHNRQHTFVASVKNGMLKIKPAILENHYGVNATMYGTLLLSECSSTIRDECRRKATSFSILPPVISTRLITKNSFYFRYGKIEIRAKFPEGDWLYPEMWLKPKYDYYGPDYSSGCIVLGLARGNDNLVNTVDGSIYDSRRLDFGIRIGTNVNITNHMVSQTRENGPRWTRDFHVYTTIWNSNGFQFLVDGEEVGKLNPPTDGWMYGSNFTKMAPFDQEFHIVIGVGVGGIRVFPDKTTSSGHKKPWKNIEAKAMLNFWHAKDKWLPSWSEKNALEIDYIRVWSP, encoded by the exons ATGTTTCATTACGACATTTGTtccatttcaattttcatattattatcatcgaaCTTGACAAGTTATCTTACATTAGTGAATTCTTATGTTGTGCCCACGCCAACGTTTGAAGTGTTAAATCCAAAAGGAATTCTTATATCGATATCGG ATGAGCCCGGCTTACAATTTTTTGCGTTTCAAGGAAACGTAAATAGGACTATTAAATTGAATGAAATAGGACGAATATCGGGCGAAGTGTATAAGAAGAATAATGGAAAATGGATCATTCAGAATCGAAATATGAACTTAGCAAACGGagatgttatacattattggaCTTATGTACAAGTTAATGGGATAATGTACAACAGAGGAGAACAAACCTGGACAA TTACAGCTACTAATAAGTTAGTGTTCGATGAAACATTCGACGTCTTTAATAACTCACTTTGGAGACACGAAACAAAAATACCGTTAAATCCT GATtatgaattttgtatttatcacAATAGACAACATACATTTGTAGCATCCGTTAAAAACGGAATGCTTAAAATCAAACCAGCGATTTTAGAAAACCACTATGGCGTAAATGCAACTATGTATGGAACGCTACTACTTAGTGA gtGTAGTAGTACGATTCGAGATGAATGCCGACGTAAAGCTACGTCATTCAGTATTTTACCGCCTGTTATATCTACCAGATTAATTACGAAAAACAGTTTCTACTTCCGAtacggaaaaattgaaataagagCAAAATTTCCTGAAGGTGATTGGTTATATCCAG AAATGTGGCTCAAACCAAAGTACGATTATTACGGTCCCGATTATTCCAGTGGATGCATTGTCCTCGGCCTTGCTCGTGGAAACGATAATTTAGTGAACACCGTCGATGGAAGCATCTACGATTCAAGAAGATTAGATTTTGGAATCCGTATTGgtacaaatgtaaatattacaaaccACATGGTTTCTCAGACTCGAGAGAATGGGCCAAGATGGACGCGAGATTTTCATGTTTACACAACAATTTGGAATTCCAACGGATTTCAATTCCTTGTAGACGGTGAAGAAGTTGGTAAATTAAATCCTCCGACAGATGGTTGGATGTATGGGAGTAATTTTACCAAAATGGCTCCTTTTGATCAAGAG TTTCATATCGTAATTGGTGTGGGAGTTGGTGGTATTCGCGTATTTCCTGATAAAACAACTAGCTCGGGACACAAAAAACcgtggaaaaatattgaagccaag GCAATGTTGAACTTTTGGCATGCAAAAGATAAATGGTTACCAAGTTGGAGTGAAAAAAATGCTTTGGAAATCGATTATATTCGAGTATGGTCACCTTAA
- the Mrps10 gene encoding mitochondrial ribosomal protein S10 translates to MFRSKVFSVLRSINRSSYDIGHTKLLRNTLFSTNVLHGDSSDTSNVALNENLANTSQQPQTLNETIQESKISTESAKFSIEASVGSNTSSLSTESELDKLYKKLEIEVRGNDPAVLRSYGEFAVTVAGHLDITVGRHVAIRKPIFERLTVLKSVHVHKKHRVQYEIRTYYRYVDLFNVTGSTADTYLEYIQRNLPEGVAMKVTKVELQTLPKTVEQAMSSQQ, encoded by the exons ATGTTTCGTTCAAAG gtattttctgttttacgaAGTATAAACAGAAGTTCTTATGATATTGgacatacaaaattattacgaaaCACATTATTTTCAACCAATGTTTTGCATGGAGATTCAAGCGATACATCAAATGTAGCTTTAAATGAAAACTTAGCTAACACTTCACAGCAACCTCAAACcttaaatgaaacaatacaGGAATCTAAAATTTCAACTGAGAGTGCAAAGTTTTCTATAGAAGCTTCGGTTGGATCAAATACTTCATCCCTTTCCACAGaa TCTGAACTTGATAAACTATATAAGAAACTAGAAATTGAAGTCAGAGGAAATGATCCCGCTGTTCTTAGAAGTTATGGAGAATTTGCTGTTACGGTAGCAGGTCATTTAGACATAACTGTAGGCAGACA TGTTGCAATACGAAAACCTATATTTGAAAGATTGACAGTACTTAAGTCTGTCCACGTTCATAAGAAACATAGAGTTCAATACGAAATAAGAACATATTATAGATACGTTGATCTCTTTAATGTAACTGGCTCAACTGCAGATACATATTTAGAATATATACAAAGAAATCTCCCAGAAGGAGTGGCAATGAAAGTTACAAAG GTGGAATTACAAACCTTACCCAAAACAGTTGAGCAAGCAATGTCTTCGCaacaataa
- the LOC139990349 gene encoding short neuropeptide F isoform X1, translated as MSIKFYAKSLLLFIIVGLVVGAENYIDYGDEVAEKTPVENIHELYRILMQRSALENAGLGETPLEHLMIRKSQRSPSLRLRFGRSDSRSSGGILPKPLSVISSRFDNK; from the exons ATGTCGATCAAATTCTACGCAAAATCACTCTtgctatttattattgttgGCCTTGTTGTTGGTGCTGAAAATTACATAGATTACGGAG ATGAAGTAGCAGAAAAAACGCCAGTCGAAAATATTCACGAGCTTTATAGAATTCTGATGCAACGTAGCGCTTTAGAGAATGCCGGACTTGGCGAGACTCCACTAGAACATTTGATGATCCGTAAATCTCAACGATCGCCTTCGTTACGTTTACGTTTTGGACGTTCGGATTCTCGTTCGTCC gGCGGAATTCTACCAAAACCTTTAAGCGTTATTTCATCGAGATTCGACAACAAGTGA